A window of the Actinobacillus genomosp. 1 genome harbors these coding sequences:
- a CDS encoding BolA family protein, producing MLVEQAIRDKLTAQFSPEVLNIENESYMHSSGRGAESHFKVTLVSDAFEAMRTVARHRAIYNCLAYELENGVHALALHTYTPTEWAENNGIVPKSPNCAGIGL from the coding sequence ATGTTGGTAGAACAAGCAATTCGAGATAAATTAACGGCACAATTCTCCCCTGAAGTTCTGAATATTGAAAACGAAAGTTATATGCACAGTTCCGGCAGAGGGGCTGAATCGCATTTTAAAGTGACACTAGTTAGTGATGCTTTCGAGGCGATGAGAACGGTGGCTCGTCATCGTGCAATATATAATTGCCTTGCTTATGAATTAGAAAACGGCGTTCATGCGCTCGCCTTACATACTTATACGCCGACCGAATGGGCGGAAAATAACGGTATTGTGCCGAAATCACCGAATTGTGCGGGAATCGGTTTATAA